A DNA window from Maribellus comscasis contains the following coding sequences:
- a CDS encoding LytR/AlgR family response regulator transcription factor: protein MADKLKTVIVEDEELARNLLKSFLKSIDKVEIIGECENGFEGVKVINELKPDLVFLDIQMPKITGFEMLELLEHKPNIIFATAYDQYALKAFEYNAADYLLKPYSKDRLTEAVDKVVERIQKEGVSSDVADKVSDFPKEEYLDRIVVKDRHKIHISPVDQVRYIESMDDYVMIYTTEGRYMKQKTMKYFEAALNPNDFIRIHRSYIVKVDEINEIQQYEKESYIVILHDKTKLKVSKTGYKNLKEVLNF from the coding sequence ATGGCTGACAAATTAAAAACCGTAATTGTAGAAGATGAAGAATTAGCCCGTAATTTGTTAAAATCATTTTTAAAATCGATTGATAAAGTTGAAATTATTGGAGAATGTGAAAATGGTTTTGAAGGAGTAAAGGTGATCAACGAATTAAAACCGGATTTGGTTTTTCTTGATATACAGATGCCAAAAATTACCGGATTTGAAATGTTGGAGTTACTGGAACATAAACCCAATATAATTTTTGCCACTGCCTATGACCAATATGCGTTAAAAGCGTTTGAATATAATGCGGCCGATTATTTGCTGAAACCTTATTCAAAAGACAGGCTGACTGAAGCAGTTGACAAAGTGGTCGAACGAATTCAAAAAGAGGGTGTAAGCTCTGATGTTGCCGATAAAGTGAGTGATTTTCCAAAAGAAGAATATCTGGACAGGATTGTGGTGAAAGATCGCCATAAAATTCACATTTCTCCGGTCGATCAGGTGCGGTATATAGAGTCAATGGACGATTATGTAATGATTTATACAACAGAAGGGCGCTATATGAAACAAAAAACGATGAAATATTTTGAGGCCGCCCTTAATCCCAATGATTTTATTCGTATTCACCGTTCCTATATTGTTAAGGTTGATGAAATCAATGAGATACAGCAATATGAAAAGGAATCTTATATTGTAATTCTACATGACAAAACAAAACTGAAAGTAAGTAAAACCGGTTACAAGAACCTGAAAGAGGTGCTGAACTTTTAG